GGCTCACCGACGAACCGGCCGACCACCCGAGCTGGTCCGGCGACGCACGCACCCTGCTGTACCTCTCCAACGGCCGGCTGCGCCTGCTCTCCCTGGACGCGGACGGCTCCCCCGGCCGCACCCGCACCCTGCCCCTCCGCCTCACCGCCCGGCGCACGGTCCCCCCGCGCGCCGGGAAACTGCGCGTGCACGCCGGGCAGTTGTGGGACGCCACCGGCAGCGCCCCGCGCCACGACGTGGACATCCTCGTCGACGGCAACCGGATCACCGCCGTCGAACCCCACCGCCGGCACCGCCCGGCCCACCGCACCCTCGACCTGTCCGACCGGACCGTGCTGCCCGGCCTGTTCGACAGCCACACCCACCCGTACACCGCGACCTACGGCGCCCGGCAGGCCCTCACCGCCCTCGCCTACGGCATCACCACCACCGCCTGCATGGGCGGGCCCCTGTACGAGACGGTGCGGCTGCGGGAGTCCGCCGACGCCGGGCGCGCCCCCGGCCCGCGTCAACTGGCCTGCGCCGAACTGCTCGACGGCGCCCGTACCGCGTACAGCATGGGCCGCGCCCACCGCACCCCGGAGGGCGTCGAGCGCACCCTGCGCCGGGCCGCCGCACTGGACGTGGACTTCGTCAAGACCTACGTGCGCGCCCCGGGCGAGGTCATGGCGCGGGCCGCCGAGGCGGCGCACCGGCTGGGCGTGCCGAGCGGCAGCCACCTCTGCTCCCCCGGCCGCGCGGCGGGCCAGGATCTGACCACGCATCTGCAGGCCACCCAGCGCCTGCCCCACGGCCACGCCACCACGCCGCTGGGCCGTCTCCACCAGGACCTGCTCGCCCAGTACGGCGACGACGACTTCCGCATGATCATCACGCCGTTCGGCGCGCAGTACCTCCTCGGCGCCGACCCCGCCCTCGCCGACGACCCCCGGGTGAGCGCCCTGATGCCGCCGTGGGACGTCGCCGCCGTACGGGAACGCGCGGGGACCGCGCCCACCGCGCCGCAGTTGCGGGCGCTGGCCACCGAGACGGCCGACTACCGGCGTCTTGCCGACCGGGGCGCGGTCCTCGCTCTCGGCACCGACTCCCCGCTGGTCCCCGTCGGCCTGTCCCTGCACCTCGGGCTGCGCGCCCTGCACGCGCACGGGTTCACCGCGGCCGAGGCCCTGCACCTGGCCACCAGCGTGCCCTCCCGGCTGTTCGGCCTCGACGGGGAGCTCGGCACGGTCCAGGAGGGGCGGATCGCCGACCTCACCGTCGTCCGGGGCGATCCGTTCACCGATTTCGCCACCCTCGTCGACACCCCGCTGGTCCTGCGCGACGGCGTGCCGTACCGGCAGAGCGACCTCACCGCCACGTTCGCGGACGGCCCGACGCCCGCACCGCCGGAGGGCACCGACTGGCGGACGGTGGGCCGGGCCCTGCGGGCGGGGCACTGCTGCCATCCCGGCGAGCGGTAGCCGGCGGGCGCCCGCGGATGCGAGGTCACCCGTCCGGACGCATCCTGGACCGGTGAGCCGTACCTATGCCTTCCGGGGTACCGGCGCCCCCACGACCCGCCGGACCGACCGTCAGACCCTCGCGCTGGCGGCGATGCTGTTCGCCGTCGCGATGACGTTCATCGACCAGACCATCGTCGCCATCGCGGCCCCCGACATCGTCCGGGAGCTGGGGCTGTCGGCGTCCGGGATGCAGTGGGTGGTGAACGCGTATCTGCTGGCGCTCGCGGCGTTCTTCGCACTGGGTGGCCGGCTCGCGGATCTGCTCGGGGCCCGGCGGGTGGTCGTCGTCGGCACGCTGCTGTTCGTGGTCTCCTCGGTGCTGTGCGGGTGCGTCCCGGTGGGCGGGATCGCGCAGACGTGGTTGATCGCGTTCCGGGTGACGCAGGGTATCGGCGCGGCGCTGCTGTTCCCGGCGGCGCTCGCGGTGGTGGTCTCGGTGTTCCCGGTGGAGCGCCGGGGCCGGGCGCTGGCGCTGTTCTTCGGGCTGTCCGGGGCGCTGACCGTCCTCGGTCCGCTGCTCGGCGGCTGGCTCACCTCGTGGACCTGGCGCGCCGTCTTCTGGGTCAACGTGCCGGTGGCGCTCGTGGCCCTGGTGCTGACGTATCTGGCCCGGCTGGAGGACCGGCCGCGCGCCGAGTCCCTGGACCTGCGCGGCGCCGCGCTGATCGTGGCCGGAATGGGCCTGAGCGTCCTCGGCTTCCAGCAGGCCGCGACCTGGGGCTGGGACAGCGGGGCGACCTGGGGGTGCATCGCGGGTGGCGCCGCGCTCCTCGTGCTGTTCCGGCGGTACGAGCGCGGGGTGCGCCAGCCGCTGATCAGGCTGCGGGTGTTCCGGGACCCGGCGTTCCGGGCGGACACGCTGGTGCTGTTCTTCGCGATGCTCGCGTTCGTCCCGCTGTTCTTCTTCGCCTCCGTGTACGCGCAGGTGTGCCTGAGCGCCTCGCCCACCCAGGCGGCGCTCTTCCTGCTGTACTTCTTCGCGGGCTTCGCGCTCGCCTCCCAGTGGGGCGGCCGCATCCTCGACAAGCGCGGCGCCCGCCCGGCGCTGAAGCTCGGCACGGCGCTGGGCGCCCTCGGCTTCGCACTGTGGGCGAACCGGCTGACCGACCTGTCGATGCACGACCAGTGGCCGTACGCCGCCATGGCCGGCGCCGGCATCGGGTTCCTGCTCGCCCCCGCCTCCACGGATGCCGTCAACCGGGCGATCGGCGCCTCGTACGGCGAGGTCACCGGCGTCACCCAGACCGTGCGCAACTACGCGGCCAGCGTGGGCCTGGCCGTCTTCGGCGCGCTGCTCACCCATGTCACGGCCGAGAACGTGGCCGGCACCCTGCGCGCGCGTGGTCTGCCGCCGGGCACGGCGCACGGGGCGGCCCGCGAGATCGCCGAGTCCGTCACGGGCAACGGGGACGCCCACGTCCCCCAGGGCTCCGGGCAGGCGTCCTCGGCGGCACGGGAGGCGATGGCCGCCGTACGGATGGACTTCGCCGAGGCCAACCAGTGGGTGTTCTACGGCATGGCCATCTGCCTCGGCCTCGCCTACCTGTGCGCGCTGCGCCACCCGGGCGACCGGGTGACGGCCCCGGTGGCGGAGCCCGCGCGGCCGAAGGCACCGGTCTCCTGAGAGGATCCGGAGACCCCTGACATGGTGACGTCCCCCGGTGACGACGGGCGGGCGGGCCGGAGGCGCGCGAGGATCGGTGAATGGGCGTGGGAGTGGGTCTCGTGCTGTCGGTCGTCTTCGCGCTGTGCGCGGCGTTCAGCAACGCGCTGGCCACCGTGTTGCAGCGGCGGGCCGCGCTGAGCGTGCCCGAGTCGCGGGGGTTCCGCCTCGGGCTCGTCGTGGACCTGCTGCACCGGCCGGTGTGGATGGCCGGGATGCTCGCGGTGGTGGTGGCCGGGATCGGGCAGGCGGCGGCGCTGGCCACCGGCCCGCTCTCGCTCGTCCAGCCGCTGTTCGTGCTGGAACTGCCGCTGGCCCTGCTGATCGCCTCCCTGGTGACACGGAGCCGGCTGCCGGGCGTGCTGTGGGTGGCCGTGGCCTCGGTGGTCGCCGGGCTCGGGCTCGCCCTGGCGGCCGCGTCGCCCTCCGGGCACCAGGAGCACGTGACCCCCGACCGGTGGATCCCGGCGCTGGTGGCCTGCGCCGGGTTCGTGGTGCTGCTGGTGGTTGCCGGGTTCAGACGGCCGAACGGCAAGGCGCGGGCCGGCTGTCTGGGCGCGGCCACCGCCGTCTGCTACGCGCTGACCGCCGGGCTGATGAAGTCCGCCATGGCGGTCCTGGACGGCTCCGGAATCGTCGCCTTCCTCACCGCGTGGCAGACGTACGCGTTCGCGGCGGCCGGTGTGTGCGCGGTGCTGCTCCTCGAGCACGCGATGCAGGGCGGGCCGCTGGTCGCCTCCCAACCGGCGCTCACCCTCGGCGACGCGACGGTGAGCCTGCTGCTCGGGGTGGCGCTGTACCAGGAACACATCCGCACGGGGTGGTGGCTGCTGCCGCAGCTGCTGGGCGTGGGCCTGATCGTCACGGGTGTGCTGGTGCTGGCGCACCGGGGGACGGATCTGCGCAACGAGGCGCGGGAGGCCGAGGGCCGGACGGCCCCGGCCTCCTGAGGCCGCCTGAGCGGCCTCCGCCCTCGCTACCGCGTCTGCCCCCGTTCGAAGTAGGCGACCAGTTCCGGGTCCAGCTCCGGCACCTCGCGGGGTGTGCCGCCGTCCCGCAGCGACGCGGTGGCCCGTACCCCGGCGGCGACGGCCATCCGCGCGGCGACGGGCGAGGTGTCCGTGGCGCCGCCCTCGCGCACGAACCGGAGGAACTCGTCGATCAGCAGCGGGTCGGCGCCGCCGTGCCCCTCCTCCCCGTCGTCGCCCTCCTCGGTGACCGGTACGGCGTACTCCGCGTCGGCCTGCGCCCGGTAGGTGGAGCGGCGGGAGTTCCACACCCGGACCACCGCTCCTTCCTCGTCGCCGAAGTTCTCCAGCCGGCCGGCGTCGCCGATGACGGTGTAGTTGCGCCAGTAGTCGGGGGTGAAGTGGCACTGCTGGTAGGCGGCGAGGACCCCGTTGTCCAGGCGCATGTTGAGCAGCGACACGTCCTCGACGTCGATGACCGGGTTGAGTCCGCGCTGGGTGGCCGGGGGCCAGTGGCCGTCCTCGGTGTGCCAGTCGGCGTACTTGGGCTCGCCGGGGGCCCGGCGGTGCGGGTTGTCCCCGTAGACCATCAGGTCGCCGAGGGCCTGCACCCGCCGTGCGTAGCCGCCGGCGAGCCAGTGCAGTACGTCGATGTCGTGGGCGGCCTTCTGGAGCAGCAGCCCGGTGGTGTGGCGCCGTTCCGCGTGCCAGTCCTTGAAGTACCAGTCACCGCCGTACCCCACGAAGTGCCGCACCCAGATGGTCTTGACCTCGCCGATCTCGCCGCGCGCGATGATGTCGCGCATCAGCCGGATCACCGGCATGTGCCGCATGTTGTGTCCGACGTAGAGGCGGGTGCCGGTCTCGTACGCCGTGCGCAGGATCGCGTCGCAGCGCTCGACGGTGATGTCGAGGGGTTTCTCGACGAAGACCGGCTTGCCCGCCTCCAGCGCCTCGCGGGCGAGGTCGGCGTGGGTGTGGTCGGGGGTGAGGACGAGGACCGCGTCGATGTCGGGGGCGTGGATCACCTCCCTGTGGTCGTCGGTCAGGCGCGCCCCGGGGAACGCCGCTTCCGCCTCCTTGCGGGCCGCGCCGTCGGGGTCGGCGAGCGC
The DNA window shown above is from Streptomyces sp. NBC_00670 and carries:
- a CDS encoding MFS transporter, with translation MLFAVAMTFIDQTIVAIAAPDIVRELGLSASGMQWVVNAYLLALAAFFALGGRLADLLGARRVVVVGTLLFVVSSVLCGCVPVGGIAQTWLIAFRVTQGIGAALLFPAALAVVVSVFPVERRGRALALFFGLSGALTVLGPLLGGWLTSWTWRAVFWVNVPVALVALVLTYLARLEDRPRAESLDLRGAALIVAGMGLSVLGFQQAATWGWDSGATWGCIAGGAALLVLFRRYERGVRQPLIRLRVFRDPAFRADTLVLFFAMLAFVPLFFFASVYAQVCLSASPTQAALFLLYFFAGFALASQWGGRILDKRGARPALKLGTALGALGFALWANRLTDLSMHDQWPYAAMAGAGIGFLLAPASTDAVNRAIGASYGEVTGVTQTVRNYAASVGLAVFGALLTHVTAENVAGTLRARGLPPGTAHGAAREIAESVTGNGDAHVPQGSGQASSAAREAMAAVRMDFAEANQWVFYGMAICLGLAYLCALRHPGDRVTAPVAEPARPKAPVS
- a CDS encoding Gfo/Idh/MocA family protein → MTDAPRELRLGVLGFGLRGSLARTAHRPGNGARIAALADPDGAARKEAEAAFPGARLTDDHREVIHAPDIDAVLVLTPDHTHADLAREALEAGKPVFVEKPLDITVERCDAILRTAYETGTRLYVGHNMRHMPVIRLMRDIIARGEIGEVKTIWVRHFVGYGGDWYFKDWHAERRHTTGLLLQKAAHDIDVLHWLAGGYARRVQALGDLMVYGDNPHRRAPGEPKYADWHTEDGHWPPATQRGLNPVIDVEDVSLLNMRLDNGVLAAYQQCHFTPDYWRNYTVIGDAGRLENFGDEEGAVVRVWNSRRSTYRAQADAEYAVPVTEEGDDGEEGHGGADPLLIDEFLRFVREGGATDTSPVAARMAVAAGVRATASLRDGGTPREVPELDPELVAYFERGQTR
- a CDS encoding DMT family transporter, which gives rise to MGLVLSVVFALCAAFSNALATVLQRRAALSVPESRGFRLGLVVDLLHRPVWMAGMLAVVVAGIGQAAALATGPLSLVQPLFVLELPLALLIASLVTRSRLPGVLWVAVASVVAGLGLALAAASPSGHQEHVTPDRWIPALVACAGFVVLLVVAGFRRPNGKARAGCLGAATAVCYALTAGLMKSAMAVLDGSGIVAFLTAWQTYAFAAAGVCAVLLLEHAMQGGPLVASQPALTLGDATVSLLLGVALYQEHIRTGWWLLPQLLGVGLIVTGVLVLAHRGTDLRNEAREAEGRTAPAS